In Ursus arctos isolate Adak ecotype North America unplaced genomic scaffold, UrsArc2.0 scaffold_10, whole genome shotgun sequence, the DNA window GGACAGGACGTTAAGGTTGGTAAAGAGGGTTGCTAGGGCCATAGTGGTGCCCATTTATAAATATGGATCCACTGGACCAGAGAAAGTTAGAGCAAGAGGACATTTAGAGATCATGTCACTGACCCCTCATTATACAGAGGATGTGACCAAGGTCACCTGATAGCACGCATAAGGATAAGGGCCCGAGTATCCAGATTGTTCATAGCTAGTGATCCGCCACCCACATGGTAAGGTTTTATTTAGTGCATTTCTGCTGAGGGGACAGTCGAAAGTTACTTGGGTACCCAAGGCAGCATGAAAGCAGCTGGATATGATGATTTAAAGACCATCATGGATACTCTAAACAGTAATCAACAGTAGAAAGAACTAGTGATTCATCTTTGGATGCTCAGTTGGATCAAGATGCATATCTCTGATCGAAATGAAATagtcataaaatagaaataagacaATTGGGGAATTTTGAACACTTAATATTTGCCAATATTAAGTGATCATTGTTAATGGTATTGACACTTTGTCGAAAAGATATGCATAAATGTATTTCTGGGTAAAATAACATGATGTCTACACTTTGCTTTAAAAGAACGCAGTGGCGGGGGCATGATGGCAGCGTTGGGTGGATGTACAGATGAAACGCGCGTGGCCTAGACTTGGTAACTGCTGATGCTGGGTGAGGGGTACGTGACGTTTAATgggctcttccctctctctctgtgtatgttTGAAGTTTTCCATAATACGAAGTTAACACAAAACTATCTTCACCCCCTAACTACTGCAAGTCCTTTGTTAAATCCATGGCGATTTCCTGGGTGTGTGCCTCACCCGTGTAAGTTCAGGCATCCAGGACTGGGTTGGTGACTTTAGTGGGTGAACTTGCTTTGGTTATTTAACTTCGACTCTGAGTTtgcttctccatctgtaaaatggtataatAATAGCAAGACTTCATTAAGTCAGTGTTGCGAGGGTTAAATTAACTCAGTGTGCAGAATGCTCAGCTTAAGGCCTGGCACAAAATGGGAGCTCGATacttgtttccttcttcctttttcttctcaagATTGGGATCCACACTGTTGACTAAAGCCACCATTTCCACAGTAATGTTTTCTAGAGCGAGATCCTGCTGTGGTGGAGGCCTGCATTGGAGGGAGAGGACCTTTCATGATCTGCTCCTTAGTGACTGTGGCTAATCTTCCCAGAAAACTGGGACCAAGGGATCTTAAATGGGCTGCGCTGCCCACAGTGACATTCATTCTGGTTGCAGTTTCAGCCACAAGAGCCAATGTGCTTTCCCAATTGAGAAATATGAAAACCATGGAGACTGgatttatttaaagtaaataagGTTCTGATTGCAGAATGCCCCTGTACCCTCACTCTCTAGAAGATTAAGCACATCCTTATAAAGTTAATGACATGTGCTTATTGCAAAGTTAATAGCATAGAACCGTGCCTTCTATTTATCTAGCTCTTTGGGTTTTAAAGAATTCTAGCCAACATGATACACCGTGCAAATTATATTTTCCCTCTATACCCATATATATAACACAGATAACCTGACTTGTTTTCTATCTTCTCTATTTGTAAAATTGTGAAAATAACCTAAGAAATGAGGCATTGATATTTGGAGAGCATTGTAATGTACTTCAGATGAAATGCTTTTGTAGTATTTAGAAGTAGCTATCATgatccaatttttatttaaattcattgcTGCAATTGTTGCCTCTACTCTAGGACACATACCACCTGTTCACCACTTTCCGAGTACACCTCAGAATTCTTCCATTAGCAAAACGTACATTTCTTGATAACAATACCTTACGTTTCGATGGCACTTGgcagttttaaaaacacttttgcaatcgttatctcattcaatcctcacaacggTGTGGTGCACCAAACAAggcatgtttttatttccattttatgggtGCATTTCATTGACTTTAAATGTTGGaaggtgtctttaaaaaaaaaaagatttacttatttattttagactgagagagagagcgtgtgtgtgtggggggggacagagggagagaatcttcaagcagattctggctgagtgcagaacctgacatgggcctcaatcccacgacccatgagatcacaacctgagtcgaaaccaagagttgtatgctcaGCCAAtgaagctacccaggtgccccttgaaggTGCCTTTAAGatcagggagtctggttctctcGTCTTCACTAGTAAAAAAATTTGGGTCTCAGAGAGGGTGAGAGTTTCCAGGGACCAGGATGAGAATTCCTGTGACCCCCAGTCTTAACATCTTGGTCTTTAACCCTGGTGTAACCTCCAACTTTGCAAACTGCACATTCTAGCTGACTCAGAGCTGTCCTGACCACCTGCAGCCAGAATTGCTTGAGGGAACTGgttggaaatgcagattcctggaccATAACCCATACCAAGTGAAACAGTCTTACAAGTAGGGAACTCAGAAATCTgcatttaaggggcacctgggtggttcaattggttaagtgtctgcctttggctcaggtcatgatctcagcctcACATCcaaatccctgctcagtggggagtctgcttttccctctccctctgaccctccctccccactcatgctctctccctctctctcaaataaataaataaaatcttaaaaaaaaaaaaagatacctgtaTTTAAAACAGATTCAGCTGATTGTTCTATAATGGAAAGAATAAGAGCTACTGGCTTATTGGATTTAAGCTCTGGGGCTCTGATCCCCTTTTTATATGATGGTCTTGAGATGTATGGGCCACCATCATGATTTCCTCTTCATGAATTCTTTGGTGTCCTTTGCTGTCTTCATTACCACACATTGAATTCTCACTGCTCAATGATATGTCTGTGATGGTGCCCTTCTTGTCCAAAATTACCCACTGGACTCTGCCTTGAGCCTAACATTATGTTGGCGGATATGAAAAGGGGCTGCTGGAAGGACAGACTCAGGGTAGCTAAGAATGAAGGACGAGCCTGAATGGGGCAAGGGAGCAGACTCAGCTGATGGACAGCACCACTATTTTGGACACAGGGATTTGGGTGTCTGTTGGAGTGATTCATGCTGCTGCTCTGCCCGTGCCCGTTGTGGGTACAGCTCTGCAGCTGGGGTCGATTGAGAAGCATGTTTGTTCCTCCTCTAAGGTGACAAAAGTGTGCCAGAGCCCACGTTTCATGCTTTCATACATTATCTCTTTTCATCCTAAAAATAGCTCTGTGAGGAAAGGTAGTAGATGTAGTTTTCCCAAGTTGAAAATGTGGAAACTGAAATGCAGACAACTTGCCATATTCTTGTAACTGACAAAATAGTGGGGCTGGGaatcaaaatatttgttgactccAAGTCAATGCCTTCAACCTGCACAATATATATGTGATTGCCCTTATTCATGAAGTCCGTATTTGTGTGTTTGCCCACTCACTGAAATCTGTAACCACCCGATCAATCCCTGTGGCACTTTGGTGGTCATTTACAGATGTGCACAGAGTGACGAAAAATTTAAGTCACCTGATGAGtacattctacttttttttaatgtagtttttgagattttatttatttatttgacagaaagagagagcacaagcaggcagagtggcaggcagagggagaagcagactccccaccaaggagagagcttgatgtggggctctatcccaggatcctgagattatgacctgagcagaaggcagatgcttaactgagtcacccagtcacCTCTGATGTTCACATTCTACGTAGGAGCCTTTCTTCTGCTCTCACACTGTAAAATGATGTCCTTTGCACCGTTTATTTAGTGCCACATTTTTGACACCTTTTGTGCTTTTTTAGGTGATTTCATGGTTTCaaatgccaccccccccccccggtataTTGAAGGGCTGCCTAGTCTAAATGAAAGAAGGTATGCAgtgccttatggagaaaacaTGGGGTAGATATACTTTGTTCAGGCATGAGAGACAGTGCTGTTGGCTTAAAGTTCAGTGTTAATGGATCAGTAATACACACTAAATAAGGTGTCTTTCAACAGAAATACCTATAAATACAAGGTTATGTATTGACTGGTTAACAGAACTGTGGCTAGAGGCTGGCAGGAACCTAACGCTACATTTCTCATAGGAGCAATGGCTTAGTATTCGTGACTTCAGTGTTTGCAGGAATTTTACAGAACAGAACCACTGCAACTAATGAGGATCAGTTGCATTTCCTTGAGAGGACTCCACGAGGCCAAATGCAAAAGGGTCCCCTGGGCCAAGCGGGACCATCAGACTGAGTTAACTGTGGGGTGTCGTGTGAGCAGCCTTGGGGCGTCAGCTCCTTCACTAACTCTGGGCTTCCCTGTTCTCTCCCACAGAGGGGCACAGCCGAGCCTTTCCTGAGGCTGCACAACTTGTACCCTGCCCCGCGCTGTGCCCGGCAGGCCGCCCTGCCCAGACTGAGCCGCCGCGTGGTCAGCCAGCACTCCTACCCACTGAACCGCTTCTCCTCGGTGCCCTTGGACCCCATGGAGCGCCCCACCTCCCAGGCGGACCTCGAGCTGGATTACAACCCTCCACGCGTCCAGCTCAGCGATGAGATGTTTGTCTTCCAGGACGGGCGGTGGGTAAACGAGAACTGCCGCCTCCAGTCCCcctacttctctccctcctcctctttccaccATAAGCTGCACCACAAGAGGCTGGCCAAGGAGTACCTGCTGCAGGAGGAGAACAAGGCCCTGCGGGAGGAGAACAAGGCCCTGCGGGAGGAGAACAAGACCCTCCTCAAGGAGAACAAGATCCTGCAGGTCTTCTGGGAGGAGCACAAGGCCACGCTGGGCCGGGAGGAGAGCAGGGCCTCCTCGCCGCTGCTGCACAAGGACAACGTGGCCCTGGAGGTGGTAAAGAAGGACGCGGCCTTGCCGATGCACCGCAGCAAGGAGAACAGCACCCTCCAGCTGCTCAGGGAGGAGAACAGGGCCCTGCAGCTGCTGCTGGAGCAGCGGAAGGCCTACTGGGTCCAGACAGAGGAGAAGGCCGGCCCTGGGGAGGAGCCCAAGCCCGTCCCCTCACCCCATGAGGAGCCTCACGTCCCTGGGCTGCTGCCAGACCAGAGCACAGGCCTCTCCTCCCCTTTCGAGGAGTCCAAGGGGCCCCCGACCCCCCAGGAGGACCCTAAGACGCTGCGGGTCCTGCGCCAGATGGTCAGCAACCTGTCCGGCTCTTCCGGGGACGAGGAGGTCAAGGCCGGCTCTGGCCTGGCCGACGGGAGCCAGTCCTTGGAGCTGCTGAGAGAGATGAACCAGGCGCTGCAGGCCCTGCGGGAGGAGAACCAGAGCCTGCAGATCCTGCGCGAGGAGAACCGGCTCCTGCAGGAGGAGAACAGGGCCCTGCACGTGCTACGTGAGGAGCACCGGATCTTCCAGGAGGAGAACAAGGCCCTGTGGGAGAACAACAAGCTGAAGCTGCAGCAGAAGCTGGTCATCGACACCGTGACCGAGGTCACCGCCCGGATGGAGATGCTCATCGAGGAGCTCTACGCCTTCATGCCCGCCAAGAGCAAGGACCCCAAGAAGCCTAGCAGGGTCTGAGGCCTCCGAGgagcactgggcatggagcacTTGGCCAGAGAAGACCTCCCGCCTTCCGGCTGGCTCCCTGGCCGTCAGCCGCCGGCTCGTGCCTGCTGAGGAGCAGAATCACCAGCTTTCCTAAATTCGCAGCAGTAATAAAGGCACGAGGAGGCTGAGGCCCGTTAACACCAGTGTGCTGCTCtggcttcttttctcctttttccagcTCTTTTGGGTTCACCGCTAAATGGAACAGGCGGTGCGGAGAGTTCCCATAGATCCCCGTCCCCATGCGGGCATGGCCTCCCCGGCGATCCTtgtcccccaccagagtgggacaGTGTCACCACCAAGGAGCTTATGGTGGCACACCATTGTCACCCAGGGCTCACGCTTTCGACTAGGGCCCATGCTCAGTACTGCACGTTCCATGGGTTTGCACAaatgtatctaccattatagtaGGAGAGCATTTTCACTGCCTAAAAATCCTCTGCTCTGCCTCTttgagcccctggcaaccacggaGCTTTCCACGGTGTcctcagttttgccttttccagacgTCCTCTTTTGGAGCCTTATGCTTGTAAGCAATATACTTATAAGTtgcctccatgtcttttcatggcctgATAGCTCCTTTTTTTTAGTGCTGAGTCATATTCTACTGTCGGACTGTACCaccatttatccatttatatgctgaaggacatcttggtctCTTCTAAGTTTTGGCAGTTAATGAATCTGTCTTCTTTTGTACCACCCaagtctcttctttcattcttacctgtttttcctctctcattttatttcttttttccttccttttttctcctactcttgtgctctctctcctgtctgtctttttctctcatcATCTTCCATTTCTGAAGCTATGGCATGGATGGCAGCCTGTGGGAGAAGAGGTCACTCGAGGCCGGGGCTTTTCCATTGCACTGCTAGTGACACTTGGGGCCAGTAAATCTTTGTTGTGGGAGGCTCGCCTACATGTTGGGTGTTTATCAGCACCCCTGGGCCTTTGTCCACTGGATGCCAGTAACAGCTATCCAACCCTCAGCTGTGACAACCAAGggtgtctccagatattgccaaatgtcccctacTCCCAACATTACTCTAAGTATATTCTTTGAAACACTAGTCCTTGACATGCTCTGAGAAAATGAAGGTTTCCATGGGGAGAAATGCTGTTACAGTCCCCTCTGGCAGATTTAGAATCATACTCCAACTTGAAGgatctgagaagtcctgcaatgAAGAAATCTGCTTAACTTTGGTAAACTCAGAATAGCCCAATTTTATTTGATCTCAAAATCTCTTTTTATGTTACCCTGCTGTTCACCCAGTGTGGCAAGGGGTGCTTGTGCTCTCCCCAGCTCTAGGCTCACCTCCCTATTCCCGGGTGCCCTCTGCTTCCTCATGGTTTACATTTCCCAATTGGATGTAAGTGGTGAGGCAGATATCTATTAGGCTTACTGGAGGGAGGCACAGGTGCTCAAAATTTAGTGTCCTGGGCTTCAGTTCTCATTTCAAAGTTGAACAGAGTGTAGAACCAAGAGGTTGAAAGGAACGCTTGGGTGACTATAGAGGGAGTTGGGCTGAGGTTCCCAACTTTGCTGTATAGTGGAACCACCTCAGTGGCTTTGAAAAacgcagctgctgctgctggaagcCATGTTTCTTCCAATGAATGGGATTTTGAGCCCCTGAGTAGTCTGCAGCTCACAGAATGTCGGTATTTGGAGCTGCCCACCCCTTCCTCGTTCACACACAAGTCTTCTCCAacctgagttcttttttttttttttttttaaagattttatttatttattcgacagagatagagacagccagtgagagagggaacacagcagggggagtgggagaggaagaagcaggcgcatagcggaggagcctgatgtggggctcgatcccagaacgccgggatcacgccctgagccaaaggcagacgcttaaccgctgtgccacccaggcgcccctccaacctGAGTTCTTATCAGTTTCTCTGGGTAAATAGTTCTTTccaaattcctttcttttcatgtttaaaagTTCCCCAGGTATTCCAATCTGCAACAAAGTTGAGGAATCAGGGTGATGGTCCTTGCGCTGAGCTGACTGAGTCTCAGTATCCCGCTCCACTCACTAGCTTCGGGCCTCCACGAGGAGAGAGgtgtgagggaaaggaagagctcACCCACTGTGCTGTTGGGACAGACATGAGCTTGAGACTGGAATATCCTCACTCCTAACCCACTGTTCATGCTGGCTGGATTTCTGAGCCTTGAGTAAGCTTCAGAAGGTGAGTGAAAGGCAGTTGCCCAGTACTTTTCACTTGATGTGACCCTGTGATCCTCGGTACTTGTGAGGCAGATGGTACTCTTTCTTATACAGCTGTAGAAACTGGGATGCCAAGGATTTGCCAGAGGTTAGCCAGCTTGTTAAGAGCCAAACTGGGACTTCAACACAGACTTAGTGACTGCAGATCTCAAACTCCTATTAGATCACATTGCCAAGTAAAGCTGGCGTCCAAAACTTAAGTTTAAAATGGTTTTCATGCCTATTTGCCAGATTTGGGAAGTTGTTGAGTCTTACCCGAAATAGCATCAGAGATTCCAAATGAGGGAGAACGATGATAGGAGTCTTTTTTTCTTACCAGTTGGTGACTACACATCTATACACGGGGGCAGAGGGGACTGACGGGCACGCAGAGGCTCAGTAATTCATTCCCCTGTTGCCACCCAAATCTGATAAATAGGAAGTTGTTGCTAATGGGCTTCTGGCCCTTGgcaggttttttccccccatttggTAAATGTGTCATGCGGGGGCATCATGATATGCCATACTCTATTTAAGTCAATGTGATAAACCCGGGCgtaagtttgtttcttttttccttttttttttttttttttttttgatgaaaccAAATTGATGTCTGTGATTCCAGACAACTAGAAGACAAAAGGCAGACTCTCCCCATGTTTGTGTTACAAATATTTAACTTGGATTAATCTGTGTAACAGCAGTTGGGGGCTTTCTAGCCAGCTGAGGGAGCTCAGAGGACTTAATACTATTTAAGAATGTCAACTTTCTCTGTCAAGCAGAATCTAAATGGGTGAAAAATTAGCAAGACAAGccataaaatgtcatttttatggAGTGGGGGAAGATTTACTTCAAAACAATGTTTCATTGTATAGTGCAATCTGTCACAGATTAGCTAACATTCTGTGGGAGCTAACTTCTTGTGGAACAGAGTGAATT includes these proteins:
- the CBY2 gene encoding protein chibby homolog 2, with product MMMVMMMMVMVMTGMIFWSPTGRTKGEGASAFLAAAVLTGEVLPGTQRGNASPHERTLRRRSCQTHRGIILKRGTAEPFLRLHNLYPAPRCARQAALPRLSRRVVSQHSYPLNRFSSVPLDPMERPTSQADLELDYNPPRVQLSDEMFVFQDGRWVNENCRLQSPYFSPSSSFHHKLHHKRLAKEYLLQEENKALREENKALREENKTLLKENKILQVFWEEHKATLGREESRASSPLLHKDNVALEVVKKDAALPMHRSKENSTLQLLREENRALQLLLEQRKAYWVQTEEKAGPGEEPKPVPSPHEEPHVPGLLPDQSTGLSSPFEESKGPPTPQEDPKTLRVLRQMVSNLSGSSGDEEVKAGSGLADGSQSLELLREMNQALQALREENQSLQILREENRLLQEENRALHVLREEHRIFQEENKALWENNKLKLQQKLVIDTVTEVTARMEMLIEELYAFMPAKSKDPKKPSRV